Proteins co-encoded in one Halorussus vallis genomic window:
- a CDS encoding DNA-directed RNA polymerase subunit A', with protein sequence MSTGQTPKEIGEISFGLMDPEEYREMSATKIITADTYDDDGFPIDMGLMDPRLGVIDPGLECKTCGKHSGSCNGHFGHIELAAPVIHVGFTKLIRRLLRGTCRNCSRLLLTEEEMENYESQLTRTRELGQDLNDVTKAAIREARKKDRCPYCGEIQYDINHEKPTTYYEVQQVLTSEYSEKIAVAMQGKNEDGEEDEEREPMAPQELADQTDIDLSRVNDIMSGEFRPREADRKAIEKALSIDLTEEDMNKLMPSDIRDWFEDIPDADIATLGINPDRSRPEWMILTVLPVPPVTARPSITLDNGQRSEDDLTHKLVDIIRINQRFMENREAGAPQLIIEDLWELLQYHVTTFMDNEISGTPPARHRSGRPLKTLSQRLKGKEGRFRGSLSGKRVNFSARTVISPDPTLSLNEVGVPERVAREMTQTMNVTERNKENARRYVANGPEGHPGANYVKRPDGRRLKVTEKNCEELSTKVEAGWEVNRHLVDGDIVIFNRQPSLHRMSIMAHEVVVMPYKTFRLNTVVCPPYNADFDGDEMNMHALQNEEARAEARVLMRVQEQILSPRFGENIIGAIQDHISGTYLLTNENPHFNETQALDLLRATRIDELPDPSGTDDEGEPYWTGRDIFSELLPSDLNMEFTGTVGEPVVIEDGQLIEGTVAEDEVGEFGGDIVDTICKVYGNTRARIFINEVAALAMRSIMHFGFSIGIDDESIPVEAQERIDEAIDNAYDRVEELIETYENGDLESLPGRTVDETLEMKIMQTLGKARDSAGDIAEDHFADDNPAVVMAESGARGSMLNLTQMAGCVGQQAVRGERINRGYEDRTLSHYKPDDLSAEAHGFVEHSYTGGLNPREFFFHAMGGREGLVDTAVRTSKSGYLQRRLINALSELETQYDGTVRDTSDTIVQFEFGEDGTSPVMVSSNEDNNIDVDQIADRVLDQEFGDDDRKEEFLGEALPPTNLSEHVDARQAQSDD encoded by the coding sequence ATGTCGACCGGACAAACACCCAAGGAGATCGGCGAAATCAGCTTCGGGCTGATGGACCCCGAGGAGTACCGCGAGATGTCGGCGACCAAGATCATCACCGCCGACACCTACGACGACGACGGCTTCCCCATCGACATGGGGCTGATGGACCCCCGACTGGGCGTCATCGACCCCGGTCTGGAGTGCAAGACCTGCGGCAAGCACTCGGGGTCCTGTAACGGCCACTTCGGCCACATCGAACTGGCCGCGCCCGTCATCCACGTCGGGTTCACGAAGCTCATCCGCCGACTGCTCCGGGGGACCTGCCGGAACTGCTCGCGGCTCCTGCTGACCGAGGAGGAGATGGAGAATTACGAGTCCCAACTCACCCGGACCCGCGAACTCGGCCAGGACCTGAACGACGTCACGAAGGCCGCCATCCGCGAGGCCCGAAAGAAGGACCGGTGTCCGTACTGCGGCGAGATCCAGTACGACATCAACCACGAGAAGCCCACGACCTACTACGAGGTCCAGCAGGTCCTCACCAGCGAGTACTCCGAGAAGATCGCGGTGGCGATGCAGGGCAAGAACGAGGACGGCGAGGAGGACGAGGAGCGCGAACCGATGGCGCCACAGGAACTCGCCGACCAGACCGACATCGACCTCTCGCGGGTCAACGACATCATGTCCGGGGAGTTCCGTCCCCGCGAGGCCGACCGGAAGGCCATCGAGAAGGCCCTCTCCATCGACCTCACCGAGGAGGACATGAACAAGCTGATGCCCAGCGACATCCGCGACTGGTTCGAGGACATCCCGGACGCGGACATCGCGACGCTCGGCATCAACCCCGACCGCTCGCGACCCGAGTGGATGATTCTGACCGTCCTACCGGTGCCGCCGGTGACGGCCCGACCCTCCATCACGCTGGACAACGGCCAGCGGAGCGAGGACGACCTCACCCACAAACTGGTCGACATCATCCGCATCAACCAGCGGTTCATGGAGAACCGCGAGGCCGGCGCGCCCCAACTCATCATCGAGGACCTCTGGGAACTGCTCCAGTACCACGTCACCACGTTCATGGACAACGAGATCTCGGGCACGCCGCCGGCCCGCCACCGCTCGGGGCGCCCGCTCAAGACCCTGAGCCAGCGCCTGAAGGGCAAGGAAGGCCGGTTCCGCGGGAGCCTCTCGGGCAAGCGCGTGAACTTCTCGGCCCGGACCGTCATCTCGCCCGACCCGACGCTCAGCCTCAACGAGGTCGGCGTTCCCGAACGGGTCGCCCGCGAGATGACCCAGACGATGAACGTCACCGAGCGCAACAAGGAGAACGCCCGCCGGTACGTCGCCAACGGCCCCGAGGGCCACCCGGGCGCCAACTACGTCAAGCGCCCCGACGGCCGCCGGCTGAAGGTGACCGAGAAGAACTGCGAGGAACTCTCGACGAAGGTCGAGGCCGGGTGGGAGGTCAATCGCCACCTCGTCGACGGCGACATCGTCATCTTCAACCGCCAGCCGTCGCTCCACCGGATGTCCATCATGGCCCACGAGGTCGTGGTGATGCCGTACAAGACGTTCCGACTCAACACCGTCGTCTGTCCGCCGTACAACGCCGACTTCGACGGCGACGAGATGAACATGCACGCGCTCCAGAACGAGGAGGCCCGCGCGGAAGCTCGCGTGCTGATGCGCGTCCAGGAGCAGATTCTCAGCCCGCGCTTCGGCGAGAACATCATCGGCGCCATCCAGGACCACATCTCCGGGACGTACCTGCTCACCAACGAGAATCCGCACTTCAACGAGACGCAGGCGCTCGACCTGCTGCGGGCGACCCGCATCGACGAACTGCCCGACCCCTCGGGCACCGACGACGAGGGCGAGCCGTACTGGACCGGTCGGGACATCTTCTCGGAGCTGCTGCCGAGCGACCTCAACATGGAGTTCACCGGCACGGTCGGCGAACCGGTCGTCATCGAGGACGGCCAGCTGATCGAAGGGACGGTCGCCGAGGACGAGGTCGGCGAGTTCGGCGGCGACATCGTCGACACCATCTGTAAGGTGTACGGCAACACCCGCGCCCGCATCTTCATCAACGAGGTCGCGGCGCTGGCGATGCGCTCGATCATGCACTTCGGGTTCTCCATCGGTATCGACGACGAGTCCATCCCGGTCGAGGCCCAGGAGCGCATCGACGAGGCCATCGACAACGCCTACGACCGCGTCGAGGAACTCATCGAAACCTACGAGAACGGCGACCTCGAGTCGCTGCCCGGCCGCACGGTCGACGAGACGCTGGAGATGAAGATCATGCAGACGCTCGGGAAGGCCCGCGACTCCGCGGGTGACATCGCCGAGGACCACTTCGCCGACGACAACCCGGCCGTGGTCATGGCCGAGTCGGGCGCCCGCGGTTCGATGCTCAACCTCACCCAGATGGCCGGCTGCGTCGGCCAGCAGGCGGTTCGGGGCGAGCGCATCAACCGCGGCTACGAGGACCGCACGCTGAGCCACTACAAGCCCGACGACCTCTCGGCGGAGGCCCACGGCTTCGTGGAACACTCCTACACCGGCGGGCTCAACCCCCGGGAGTTCTTCTTCCACGCGATGGGCGGCCGCGAGGGGCTGGTCGACACGGCGGTCCGGACCTCCAAGTCCGGCTACCTCCAGCGCCGGCTCATCAACGCGCTGTCGGAACTGGAAACCCAGTACGACGGCACGGTTCGGGACACCTCCGACACCATCGTCCAGTTTGAGTTCGGCGAGGACGGCACCAGTCCGGTGATGGTTTCCTCGAACGAGGACAACAACATCGACGTCGACCAGATCGCCGACCGCGTCCTCGACCAAGAGTTCGGCGACGACGACCGCAAGGAGGAGTTCCTCGGCGAGGCGCTCCCGCCGACGAACCTCTCGGAGCACGTCGACGCTCGACAGGCCCAGAGCGACGACTGA
- the rpoA2 gene encoding DNA-directed RNA polymerase subunit A'', translating to MTDYDVSEDIEAVVEDTDLPRRLKDEVYSTVEARDGVTVEQADQIARAVETRYLDTRVDPLDPVGTVSAQSIGEPGTQMTMNTFHYAGVAEIDVTQGLPRLIELVDARKTPDTPMMTVHLEDEYATDREKAHEVVWQIEATKILALGDISTNVADMIVSINLNEDTLEERMITPEEVAEIIEDELGVQTNQQGTVIEFGPEQPSYRELLQLVEQLREIVFKGIEDVTRVVIRKEQLDDGEEFVLYTEGSAFGDAMEIEGVDASRTTCNNIHEIRKNLGIEAAREAIIEETMDTLEEQGLDDVNVRHLMLVADIMTNRGTIESIGRHGISGSKESVLARAAFEVTVNHLLDAAIHGEVDDLNGVTENVIVGKPIKLGTGDVDLRMGSMTGDAEPEASD from the coding sequence ATGACAGACTACGACGTATCCGAGGACATCGAGGCCGTCGTGGAGGACACCGACCTCCCGCGACGGCTGAAAGACGAGGTGTACAGCACCGTCGAGGCCCGCGACGGCGTCACCGTCGAGCAGGCCGACCAGATCGCCCGCGCGGTCGAAACCCGGTACCTCGACACCCGCGTCGACCCGCTCGACCCCGTCGGGACCGTCTCGGCCCAGTCCATCGGGGAGCCCGGGACCCAGATGACGATGAACACGTTCCACTACGCGGGCGTGGCCGAGATCGACGTGACCCAGGGGCTGCCGCGACTCATCGAACTCGTGGACGCCCGGAAGACGCCGGACACGCCGATGATGACCGTCCACCTCGAGGACGAGTACGCCACCGACCGCGAGAAGGCCCACGAGGTCGTCTGGCAGATCGAGGCGACGAAGATCCTCGCGCTTGGCGACATCTCGACGAACGTCGCCGACATGATCGTCTCGATCAACCTGAACGAGGACACCCTCGAAGAGCGGATGATCACGCCCGAGGAGGTCGCCGAGATCATCGAGGACGAACTCGGCGTCCAGACGAACCAGCAGGGCACCGTCATCGAGTTCGGCCCCGAACAGCCCAGCTACCGCGAACTCCTGCAGCTGGTCGAACAGCTCCGCGAGATCGTCTTCAAGGGCATCGAGGACGTCACCCGGGTCGTCATCCGCAAGGAGCAACTCGACGACGGCGAGGAGTTCGTCCTCTACACCGAGGGGTCGGCGTTCGGCGACGCCATGGAGATAGAGGGCGTCGACGCCTCCCGGACGACGTGTAACAACATCCACGAGATTCGCAAGAACCTCGGCATTGAGGCGGCCCGCGAGGCCATCATCGAGGAGACGATGGACACCCTCGAAGAGCAGGGCCTCGACGACGTGAACGTCCGGCACCTGATGCTGGTCGCCGACATCATGACCAACCGCGGCACCATCGAGTCCATCGGCCGCCACGGTATCTCGGGCAGCAAGGAGTCGGTGCTGGCGCGGGCGGCGTTCGAGGTGACGGTCAACCACCTGCTCGACGCCGCCATCCACGGCGAGGTCGACGACCTCAACGGCGTGACCGAGAACGTCATCGTCGGCAAGCCGATCAAGCTCGGAACGGGCGACGTCGACCTCCGGATGGGGTCGATGACCGGCGACGCCGAACCGGAGGCGTCGGACTAA
- a CDS encoding NusA-like transcription termination signal-binding factor, translated as MRVTLSDTARQYIALFEDETGATARDCVVVEDGGEDDDGEERVVFLVKADEMGKAIGSGGETVRQVEDQLGKPVTLVENDDTAEGFVANALAPAAVYNVTISENDDTVAYAEVDSADTGVAIGEGGRNIAVARQLAKRHFDIDDIQLT; from the coding sequence ATGCGCGTCACGCTCTCGGACACGGCCCGCCAGTATATCGCGCTCTTCGAGGACGAAACGGGCGCGACCGCCCGCGACTGCGTCGTCGTTGAGGACGGCGGCGAGGACGACGACGGCGAGGAACGGGTCGTCTTCCTGGTGAAGGCCGACGAGATGGGCAAGGCCATCGGCTCGGGCGGCGAGACGGTCCGGCAGGTCGAGGACCAACTGGGCAAGCCGGTCACGCTGGTCGAGAACGACGACACCGCCGAGGGGTTCGTCGCCAACGCGCTCGCGCCCGCGGCGGTGTACAACGTCACCATCAGCGAGAACGACGACACGGTCGCCTACGCCGAGGTCGACTCGGCCGACACCGGCGTCGCCATCGGCGAGGGCGGGCGCAACATCGCGGTGGCGCGCCAGTTGGCCAAGCGTCACTTCGACATCGACGACATCCAGTTGACGTAG
- a CDS encoding pyrroloquinoline quinone-dependent dehydrogenase, protein MSTDEPQDHARVTRTEDGTTVEYLADGPTTIRQDGQRIPRLNVTQQMLLDSGENPQSWLMYGGGYHQQRFTTADVITPENVSNLSLEYTIGVETDVERGKLEGTPVVVPSDPPIMYQTNGPDVVRAVNARTGDIIWTYRYAPSEQGGERKPAIYCCGSNNRGVAVLGDTLYMTTLDANVVAINRYTGEQKWLYSSAPTARGYSATWAPVVYKGSILNGSAGGEYGVQGFIESIDAQTGEREWVTSMLPKEQWVGDSWRNGAATNWMTVTVDPDTDTLYANVGNPGPDVNGIVRPGLNPYSDSVVALDTNSGDVRWYFQEVPHDWWDWDASTPPVLFETEVDGQNRKVVSHPGKTGWNYLLDAGNGKLYERSQEFCQHLNMWYLPQQTYEDSPWVMPSADGGSEWNPMSYSRVTGNVHIKAMNYPSKFQWDPNPQWEYPSTYLGGGFTVYPEMEDPGPPPEEWDRNRAVFSAVDPVSGEVQWQKRWRQFSMGGSMSTATGLTFVGKGNGQFMAFDSENGDRLWNHKFDASVNASPMSWYDPGTQKQYVAVQAGGGGLRTYRNGNTIGVFSLQGGN, encoded by the coding sequence ATGAGCACCGACGAACCGCAGGACCACGCCCGCGTCACGCGGACCGAGGACGGGACGACGGTCGAGTACCTGGCGGACGGCCCGACGACCATCCGCCAGGACGGCCAGCGGATTCCGCGGCTGAACGTCACCCAGCAGATGCTGCTGGACTCGGGCGAGAACCCCCAGAGCTGGCTGATGTACGGCGGCGGCTATCACCAGCAGCGGTTCACGACCGCCGACGTCATCACGCCCGAGAACGTCTCGAACCTCTCGCTGGAGTACACCATCGGCGTCGAAACCGACGTCGAGCGCGGGAAACTGGAGGGAACGCCGGTCGTCGTTCCTTCCGACCCGCCCATCATGTACCAGACGAACGGGCCGGACGTGGTCCGGGCGGTCAACGCCCGGACCGGCGACATCATCTGGACTTACCGGTACGCCCCGTCCGAGCAGGGTGGCGAGCGCAAGCCGGCCATCTACTGCTGCGGGTCGAACAACCGCGGGGTCGCCGTGCTGGGCGACACGCTCTACATGACGACCCTCGACGCCAACGTGGTCGCCATCAACCGATACACCGGCGAGCAGAAGTGGCTCTATAGCTCCGCGCCCACCGCCCGGGGCTACTCCGCGACGTGGGCTCCGGTCGTCTACAAGGGGAGCATCCTCAACGGGAGCGCCGGCGGCGAGTACGGCGTCCAGGGGTTCATCGAGTCCATCGACGCCCAGACCGGCGAGCGCGAGTGGGTGACCTCGATGCTCCCGAAGGAGCAGTGGGTCGGCGACTCGTGGCGCAACGGCGCGGCGACCAACTGGATGACGGTGACCGTCGACCCCGACACCGACACGCTGTACGCCAACGTCGGCAACCCCGGCCCGGACGTCAACGGCATCGTCCGCCCGGGGCTGAACCCCTACTCCGACTCGGTGGTCGCGCTCGACACCAACTCCGGCGACGTGAGGTGGTACTTCCAGGAGGTGCCCCACGACTGGTGGGACTGGGACGCCTCGACGCCGCCGGTGCTGTTCGAAACCGAGGTGGACGGCCAGAACCGCAAGGTCGTCAGCCACCCCGGCAAGACCGGGTGGAACTACCTGCTCGACGCTGGTAACGGCAAACTCTACGAGCGCAGCCAGGAGTTCTGCCAGCACCTCAACATGTGGTACCTGCCCCAGCAGACCTACGAGGACTCGCCGTGGGTGATGCCGTCGGCCGACGGCGGGTCGGAGTGGAACCCGATGTCCTACAGTCGGGTGACGGGCAACGTCCACATCAAGGCGATGAACTACCCGAGCAAGTTCCAGTGGGACCCCAACCCGCAGTGGGAGTACCCCTCGACGTACCTCGGCGGCGGGTTCACCGTCTACCCGGAGATGGAGGACCCCGGACCGCCGCCCGAGGAGTGGGACCGGAACCGCGCCGTCTTCTCGGCCGTCGACCCGGTCAGCGGCGAGGTCCAGTGGCAAAAGCGGTGGCGGCAGTTCTCGATGGGCGGGTCGATGAGCACGGCCACCGGACTGACCTTCGTCGGAAAGGGCAACGGGCAGTTCATGGCGTTCGACTCCGAGAACGGCGACCGGCTCTGGAACCACAAGTTCGACGCCTCGGTGAACGCCTCGCCGATGAGTTGGTACGACCCCGGCACCCAGAAGCAGTACGTCGCGGTGCAGGCCGGCGGCGGCGGCCTCCGGACGTACCGGAACGGGAACACCATCGGGGTGTTCTCGCTCCAAGGCGGGAACTGA
- a CDS encoding 30S ribosomal protein S12: MANGKYAARKLKKDRQNHRWSDSDYARRERGLGEKSDPLEGAPQGRGIVLEKVGVEAKQPNSAIRKCVRVQLIKNGKQVTAFCPGDGAISFIDEHDEVTIAGIGGAKGRAMGDLSGVNYKVEKVNGVSLKELVRGNAEKPVR; encoded by the coding sequence ATGGCGAACGGCAAGTACGCAGCTCGGAAGCTGAAGAAGGACCGCCAGAACCACCGGTGGTCCGACTCCGATTACGCCCGACGCGAGCGCGGTCTCGGGGAGAAGTCCGACCCCCTCGAAGGCGCGCCGCAGGGCCGAGGCATCGTGCTGGAGAAAGTGGGCGTCGAGGCGAAACAGCCCAACTCGGCGATTCGGAAGTGCGTCCGGGTCCAGCTAATCAAGAACGGCAAGCAGGTCACCGCGTTCTGTCCCGGTGACGGCGCCATCTCGTTCATCGACGAACACGACGAGGTCACCATCGCCGGCATCGGCGGCGCGAAGGGTCGCGCGATGGGCGACCTCTCCGGCGTCAACTACAAGGTCGAGAAGGTCAACGGCGTGAGCCTGAAGGAACTCGTTCGCGGTAACGCGGAGAAACCGGTGCGATAA
- a CDS encoding 30S ribosomal protein S7, whose amino-acid sequence MAAEDQPEPDKPAGTDEESSAAADLFGVWDITNIEYNNPSTERYITVTPVAHTMGRHAGKQFKKSEISIVERLVNRLMQTEENTGKKQQTLQIVRDAFEDIHDQTEENPVQVLVEAVENAAPREETVRLKYGGISVPKAVDVAPQRGVDQSLKFIAEGVYADSFKTPTDASEALASQLIGAANYDVQTYAINQKEEKERVAAAAR is encoded by the coding sequence ATGGCGGCCGAAGACCAACCCGAACCCGACAAGCCCGCGGGTACCGACGAAGAGAGCAGCGCGGCCGCCGACCTGTTCGGCGTGTGGGACATCACCAACATCGAGTACAACAACCCCTCGACCGAGCGCTACATCACGGTGACGCCGGTCGCCCACACGATGGGTCGCCACGCCGGCAAGCAGTTCAAGAAGAGCGAGATCTCCATCGTCGAGCGCCTCGTCAATCGCCTCATGCAGACCGAGGAGAACACCGGCAAGAAACAGCAGACGCTCCAGATCGTCCGGGACGCGTTCGAGGACATCCACGACCAGACCGAGGAGAACCCGGTCCAGGTGCTCGTGGAGGCCGTCGAGAACGCCGCCCCGCGCGAGGAAACCGTCCGGCTGAAGTACGGTGGCATCTCGGTCCCCAAGGCGGTCGACGTCGCACCCCAGCGCGGGGTCGACCAGTCGCTGAAGTTCATCGCCGAGGGCGTCTACGCCGACTCGTTCAAGACGCCGACCGACGCCTCGGAGGCGCTGGCCTCCCAGCTCATCGGCGCGGCCAACTACGACGTCCAGACCTACGCCATCAACCAGAAGGAAGAGAAAGAGCGCGTCGCGGCCGCGGCTCGCTAA
- a CDS encoding cupin domain-containing protein yields the protein MSYTKVDSQDVEPVGEGLRFLRDPLDCENLGVSILDVDPGWTGKEHDHAEDGQEEVYVLLEGEATVTVEGEDVELSAGEALRIPADATRQIHNGDTESRFVLAGASGE from the coding sequence ATGTCCTACACCAAAGTCGATTCACAGGACGTCGAACCGGTCGGAGAGGGTCTGCGGTTCCTGCGCGACCCCCTCGACTGCGAGAACCTCGGCGTATCCATCCTCGACGTCGACCCCGGCTGGACCGGCAAGGAGCACGACCACGCCGAGGACGGCCAGGAGGAGGTGTACGTCCTACTCGAAGGCGAAGCCACCGTCACGGTCGAGGGCGAGGACGTGGAACTGTCGGCGGGCGAGGCGCTCCGGATTCCCGCCGACGCGACCCGCCAGATTCACAACGGCGACACCGAGAGCAGGTTCGTCCTCGCCGGCGCTTCGGGCGAGTAG
- a CDS encoding DUF5781 family protein, whose translation MDVRVHGPGRAAPFLRARDLFETEHDLERPVHVHVRENPDERTWTAHPDGEHVLNISRQAATSAMARELALHEFAHMARHEQAHPSHTQSMEEALFLALTGKSVERRRLTHCYQIANHMKDIYADDITLRVGPTDKLVAFLESELAAAVADRPARAQDGQRLTSTADPEITVVNAAFALALVERHDLVDPDHRLYDLAHAAANDAPGVSLADFKHRFKSLGPDPDESEYRKALVGATRAYAIGNGETAAD comes from the coding sequence ATGGACGTTCGCGTTCACGGCCCCGGTCGCGCCGCACCGTTCCTCCGCGCCCGCGACCTCTTCGAAACCGAACACGACCTCGAGCGACCCGTCCACGTCCACGTCCGGGAGAACCCCGACGAGCGGACGTGGACCGCCCACCCGGACGGCGAGCACGTCCTGAACATCTCTCGACAGGCGGCCACGAGCGCGATGGCCCGGGAACTCGCGCTCCACGAGTTCGCCCACATGGCCCGCCACGAGCAGGCCCATCCCTCCCACACCCAGTCGATGGAGGAGGCGCTGTTCCTCGCGCTGACCGGCAAATCGGTCGAGCGCCGCCGGCTCACCCACTGCTATCAGATCGCCAACCACATGAAGGACATCTACGCCGACGACATCACGCTGCGGGTCGGCCCGACCGACAAACTGGTCGCGTTCCTCGAATCCGAACTGGCGGCCGCGGTGGCCGACCGACCCGCCCGCGCTCAGGACGGCCAGCGACTCACCAGCACGGCCGACCCCGAAATCACGGTGGTCAACGCGGCGTTCGCGCTGGCGCTGGTCGAACGCCACGACCTCGTCGACCCCGACCACCGCCTCTACGACCTCGCCCATGCCGCCGCTAACGACGCACCCGGCGTGAGCCTCGCCGACTTCAAGCACCGCTTCAAGTCGCTCGGGCCGGACCCCGACGAGAGCGAGTACCGCAAGGCGCTCGTCGGAGCGACCAGAGCGTACGCGATAGGAAACGGCGAGACGGCGGCCGACTGA
- a CDS encoding elongation factor EF-2, giving the protein MGRRKKIVEQCERLMDKPENIRNIAIAAHVDHGKTTLTDNLLAGAGMIADQGEATQLMMDTEEDEQERGITIDAANVSMTHEYEGEDHLINLIDTPGHVDFGGDVTRAMRAVDGALVVVDAVEGAMPQTETVLRQALREGVKPTLFINKVDRLISELQEGPEEMQRRLLNVIDDVNELIRGMTDEMDDVDDWTVSVEEGTVGFGSALYKWGVSMPSMQRTGMDFGDIMELERNDKRQELHEQTPLSDVILDMVCEHFPDPIEAQPRRIPRVWRGDDESELAEQMRLVDPDGEVVLMVTDIGIDPHAGEIAAGRVFSGTLEKGQDLYVSGTAGTNRVQSVGIYMGGEREEVDRVPAGNIAAVTGLKDAIAGSTVSSVEMTPFESIEHISEPVITKSVEAKSMDDLPKLIETLRQVSKEDPTIQIEINEDTGEHLISGQGELHLEVITQRIERNQGIPVNTGEPIVVFREAIQQATDTIEGISPNRHNRFYIKAEPLDQAIVEKVKLGDVSMDMPEQERREVLQEAGMDKDTSQNVEHIHGTNVLIDDTKGIQHLNETMELVIEGLEEALDNGPLAGEPVQGTLLRLQDAKLHEDTIHRGPAQVIPAVRAAVHNTLVAGKVRLLEPIQDVRIDVPNEYMGSASGEIQGRRGRVDDMYQEGDLMVVEGIAPVDEMIGFSSDIRSATEGRASWNTENAGFRVMADNLQEETIMEIRERKGMKLELPQHVDYF; this is encoded by the coding sequence ATGGGAAGACGAAAGAAGATCGTCGAACAGTGCGAGCGACTGATGGACAAGCCGGAGAACATCCGGAACATCGCCATCGCCGCACACGTCGACCACGGTAAGACGACGCTGACGGACAATCTCCTCGCCGGCGCGGGCATGATCGCCGACCAGGGCGAGGCGACCCAGCTGATGATGGACACCGAGGAGGACGAGCAGGAACGCGGCATCACCATCGACGCCGCGAACGTCTCGATGACCCACGAGTACGAGGGTGAGGACCACCTCATCAACCTCATCGACACGCCGGGCCACGTCGACTTCGGGGGCGATGTGACCCGCGCGATGCGCGCCGTCGACGGCGCGCTCGTGGTCGTCGACGCTGTCGAGGGCGCGATGCCCCAGACCGAGACGGTGCTCCGGCAGGCGCTCCGCGAGGGCGTCAAGCCGACGCTGTTCATCAACAAGGTCGACCGCCTCATCTCGGAGCTCCAGGAGGGCCCCGAGGAGATGCAGCGCCGCCTGCTCAACGTCATCGACGACGTCAACGAGCTCATCCGCGGCATGACCGACGAGATGGACGACGTCGACGACTGGACCGTCTCCGTCGAAGAGGGGACGGTCGGCTTCGGGTCGGCCCTCTACAAGTGGGGCGTCTCGATGCCGTCGATGCAGCGCACCGGGATGGACTTCGGCGACATCATGGAGCTCGAGCGCAACGACAAGCGCCAGGAGCTCCACGAGCAGACGCCGCTGTCGGACGTCATCCTCGACATGGTCTGTGAGCACTTCCCGGACCCCATCGAGGCCCAGCCCCGTCGTATCCCGCGCGTCTGGCGCGGCGACGACGAGTCCGAACTCGCCGAGCAGATGCGGCTGGTCGACCCCGACGGCGAGGTCGTCCTGATGGTCACCGACATCGGCATCGACCCCCACGCGGGCGAGATCGCCGCGGGCCGCGTCTTCTCCGGCACACTGGAGAAGGGCCAGGACCTCTACGTCTCGGGCACCGCCGGGACGAACCGCGTCCAGAGCGTCGGCATCTACATGGGTGGCGAGCGCGAGGAAGTCGACCGCGTCCCCGCGGGTAACATCGCGGCGGTCACCGGTCTCAAGGACGCCATCGCGGGTTCGACCGTCTCCAGCGTCGAGATGACGCCGTTCGAGTCCATCGAACACATCTCCGAGCCGGTCATCACGAAGTCCGTCGAGGCCAAGAGCATGGACGACCTCCCGAAGCTCATCGAGACGCTCCGGCAGGTCAGCAAGGAGGACCCCACCATCCAGATCGAGATCAACGAGGACACCGGCGAGCACCTCATCTCCGGACAGGGTGAACTCCATCTGGAGGTCATCACCCAGCGCATCGAGCGCAACCAGGGCATCCCGGTCAACACCGGCGAACCCATCGTCGTGTTCCGCGAGGCCATCCAGCAGGCCACCGACACCATCGAGGGCATCTCGCCGAACCGCCACAACCGGTTCTACATCAAGGCCGAACCGCTCGACCAGGCCATCGTCGAGAAGGTCAAGCTCGGCGACGTCTCGATGGACATGCCCGAGCAGGAGCGCCGTGAAGTCCTCCAGGAAGCCGGCATGGACAAGGACACGTCCCAGAACGTCGAGCACATCCACGGGACCAACGTCCTCATCGACGACACGAAGGGTATCCAGCACCTGAACGAGACGATGGAACTCGTCATCGAGGGTCTCGAAGAGGCGCTCGACAACGGCCCGCTCGCCGGCGAACCCGTCCAGGGGACGCTCCTGCGACTCCAGGACGCAAAGCTCCACGAGGACACCATCCACCGCGGTCCCGCGCAGGTCATCCCTGCGGTCCGCGCGGCGGTCCACAACACGCTCGTCGCGGGTAAGGTTCGACTCCTCGAACCGATTCAGGACGTCCGCATCGACGTCCCCAACGAGTACATGGGCTCGGCCTCCGGCGAGATTCAGGGTCGCCGCGGCCGCGTCGACGACATGTACCAGGAGGGTGACCTCATGGTCGTCGAGGGTATCGCGCCCGTCGACGAGATGATCGGCTTCTCCTCGGACATCCGGAGCGCGACCGAGGGTCGCGCGTCGTGGAACACCGAGAACGCCGGATTCCGCGTGATGGCCGACAACCTCCAGGAGGAGACCATCATGGAGATTCGCGAGCGCAAGGGCATGAAGCTGGAACTGCCCCAGCACGTGGACTACTTCTAA